A genomic window from Leptolyngbya sp. BL0902 includes:
- a CDS encoding glyoxalase-like domain protein has protein sequence MPFSSLSPTLALLGMDSILSTQGIMVMLLVAYAGAMWMFLKSAPKVYTIMVSDLEVARRFYEGMLNLPAAEVPLHYYYNYEQTLGTGGLDPFYMGGTSSLAGAGPAGGPDGLWYQLRKNTQLHIISGASLGQRNRQRHVCFDRKCLEYILMRVQLTGIKHKILTETPLNFLVRDYEEQIIELAEVNG, from the coding sequence TTGCCCTTTTCTTCCTTGTCCCCCACTTTGGCCCTGCTGGGGATGGACAGCATCCTCTCCACCCAGGGCATTATGGTGATGCTGCTGGTAGCCTATGCCGGGGCCATGTGGATGTTCTTGAAAAGCGCCCCCAAGGTCTACACCATCATGGTGTCCGACCTGGAAGTGGCCCGCCGTTTCTATGAGGGAATGCTAAACCTGCCAGCGGCGGAAGTGCCCCTGCACTACTACTATAACTACGAGCAAACCCTCGGCACGGGTGGCCTAGACCCCTTCTACATGGGCGGCACCTCTAGCTTGGCGGGGGCGGGGCCAGCCGGGGGGCCAGATGGGCTGTGGTATCAGCTTCGCAAAAATACCCAACTGCACATTATCTCTGGGGCCAGTTTGGGACAGCGCAACCGTCAGCGCCACGTTTGTTTTGACCGCAAATGTTTGGAATACATCCTCATGCGGGTGCAGCTCACGGGTATTAAACACAAAATTCTGACCGAAACCCCCCTGAACTTTTTGGTCAGAGACTACGAAGAACAAATTATTGAGCTTGCTGAGGTTAATGGTTAA
- a CDS encoding (Fe-S)-binding protein has translation MQTSETSPSVAPSDSAPLPCSDGFDALHPPSSDLINACVHCGFCLTTCPSYRVIGKEMDSPRGRIYLMDAINQGEAPLSPASVEHFDSCLGCLACTTACPSGVQYDQLIAAVRPQVQRNHSRTLPETLIRTLIFNLFPYPNRLRLTAGPLYLYQKLGLSKLVQQTGLLPKLSPNLAAMESLLPPVTAESFRDSLPEVVPAMGEKRYRVGMVLGCVQRVFFSDVNAATARVLSANGCEVVIPRAQGCCAALPAHQGESSQAEALARQMIDVFEAAQVDYVVINAAGCGHTLKEYGHILQDDPVYRDRAQAFSAQVRDVNEFLAEIGLTAPLYPLTEGELPIVFQDACHLIHGQKISLQPRQLLRQIPGVTLREPVDAALCCGSAGVYNMLQPQVAEELGQMKVTNLVNTGAQLIASPNPGCSLQIQKHLAQQGHPLPLVHPIELLDASIQNRPLSDLIVAERGG, from the coding sequence ATGCAAACATCGGAGACTTCACCCTCGGTTGCCCCTTCTGACTCTGCGCCCTTGCCCTGCTCCGATGGCTTCGATGCCCTGCATCCCCCCAGTTCTGACCTGATTAATGCCTGCGTCCACTGCGGCTTTTGCCTCACCACCTGCCCTAGCTATCGGGTGATTGGCAAGGAGATGGACTCCCCCCGAGGCCGCATTTATCTGATGGACGCCATCAACCAGGGAGAAGCGCCCCTGTCTCCAGCTTCGGTGGAGCATTTTGATTCCTGCCTCGGTTGCTTGGCCTGCACCACGGCCTGTCCCTCTGGCGTCCAGTACGACCAACTGATTGCCGCCGTGCGTCCCCAGGTGCAGCGCAATCATTCCCGCACTCTGCCCGAAACCCTGATCCGCACGCTGATCTTTAACCTCTTTCCCTATCCCAATCGGTTGCGGTTGACGGCGGGGCCGCTGTATTTGTATCAAAAGCTGGGCCTGTCCAAGCTGGTGCAGCAAACGGGACTGCTGCCCAAACTATCCCCCAACCTGGCGGCGATGGAATCCCTGTTGCCTCCGGTGACGGCAGAGAGCTTTCGGGATAGCCTGCCGGAGGTAGTTCCCGCGATGGGAGAGAAGCGCTACCGGGTTGGGATGGTGCTGGGCTGTGTGCAGCGGGTCTTTTTCTCCGACGTCAATGCCGCGACGGCGCGGGTGCTGAGTGCCAACGGCTGTGAGGTGGTGATCCCCCGCGCCCAGGGCTGTTGTGCCGCCTTGCCCGCCCACCAAGGCGAGTCTTCCCAGGCCGAAGCCCTCGCTCGCCAGATGATCGACGTGTTTGAAGCGGCCCAGGTGGATTACGTGGTGATCAACGCCGCTGGCTGTGGCCACACCCTCAAGGAATACGGCCACATTTTGCAGGATGACCCCGTCTACCGAGATCGTGCCCAAGCCTTTTCGGCCCAGGTGCGCGATGTGAATGAATTTCTGGCAGAAATCGGCCTCACTGCTCCCCTGTATCCCCTTACCGAAGGTGAGCTACCCATCGTATTCCAGGATGCCTGCCACCTGATCCACGGCCAGAAAATTAGCCTTCAGCCCCGCCAACTGTTGCGCCAAATTCCCGGCGTTACTCTGCGGGAACCCGTGGATGCCGCCCTCTGCTGCGGTAGTGCTGGGGTTTACAATATGCTGCAACCCCAGGTCGCTGAGGAACTGGGCCAGATGAAGGTCACAAATCTGGTTAACACCGGAGCCCAGCTCATCGCATCACCGAATCCGGGTTGCTCGCTGCAAATTCAGAAGCACCTCGCCCAGCAAGGTCATCCCTTGCCCCTTGTCCATCCCATCGAATTGCTAGATGCCTCCATTCAGAACCGCCCCCTGAGCGACCTCATTGTTGCTGAACGCGGCGGTTAA
- the ctpC gene encoding carboxyl-terminal processing protease CtpC, whose amino-acid sequence MTIAKRGLMLGATALAVAAVTVTGAGIHLSQSKAFFQESPKELIDEVWQLINRNYVDATFNQVDWEAVRTEFLGREYSSQEEAYAAVREMLEQLEDPYTRFMDPEEFRNMQIDTSGELTGVGIQISQDEESKEIVVVAPIEDTPAFEAGIRSQDVILQIDGESTEGMELNDAVSRIRGPVNSEVVLTIRRGEETLEVPIIRARIEIHPVRHSVQPGPEGPVGYIRLTQFSANAASEMSEAIRDLEAQNVTGYILDLRSNPGGLLYASIDIAQMWLNEGTIVSTVNRQGVVDEEVASNRALTTRPLVVIVDGGSASASEILSGALQDNQRAVLVGTRTFGKGLVQSVRSLADGSGVAVTVAKYLTPSGRDINRHGIEPDIPVELTEEQRERLASERDLIGTAEDPQFSEALNVLTQEIQEARRNNNVTTAPAN is encoded by the coding sequence ATGACTATCGCAAAGCGAGGACTGATGTTAGGTGCAACTGCTCTGGCCGTAGCTGCTGTCACTGTAACGGGGGCAGGCATTCATCTGTCTCAAAGCAAAGCCTTCTTCCAAGAGAGCCCCAAGGAACTGATTGACGAAGTATGGCAGCTAATTAACCGTAACTACGTCGATGCCACCTTTAATCAGGTGGATTGGGAAGCCGTTCGCACGGAATTTCTAGGGCGCGAGTATAGCAGCCAAGAAGAAGCCTACGCCGCCGTGCGGGAAATGCTGGAACAGCTTGAGGATCCCTACACCCGCTTCATGGATCCTGAAGAGTTTCGCAATATGCAGATTGACACCTCCGGTGAGCTTACTGGGGTAGGGATTCAAATCTCCCAGGACGAGGAAAGTAAGGAAATTGTGGTGGTTGCGCCCATCGAAGATACCCCAGCCTTTGAGGCCGGGATTCGCTCCCAGGATGTGATCCTACAAATTGACGGCGAATCCACCGAGGGTATGGAGCTGAATGATGCCGTCAGCCGCATTCGGGGGCCAGTCAACTCCGAGGTCGTGCTCACCATCCGGCGCGGAGAAGAAACGCTGGAAGTGCCGATTATTCGCGCGCGCATCGAAATTCACCCGGTTCGCCATAGCGTTCAGCCAGGGCCAGAGGGGCCAGTGGGCTATATCCGCCTAACTCAGTTCAGCGCTAATGCCGCCAGCGAAATGAGCGAAGCCATTCGTGACCTAGAAGCCCAAAACGTCACAGGATACATTCTAGATCTCCGGTCTAACCCCGGCGGACTGCTCTACGCCAGCATTGACATTGCCCAAATGTGGCTCAATGAAGGCACCATCGTCTCCACCGTCAATCGTCAAGGCGTGGTCGATGAAGAGGTGGCCAGCAATCGTGCCCTGACGACCCGGCCCCTCGTGGTCATTGTGGATGGCGGCTCAGCCAGCGCCAGTGAAATCCTCTCTGGAGCCCTACAGGACAACCAGCGGGCGGTCTTGGTGGGCACACGCACCTTTGGTAAGGGTCTCGTGCAGTCGGTACGCAGCTTAGCTGACGGCTCTGGGGTAGCTGTAACGGTGGCTAAATATCTTACCCCCAGTGGCCGAGACATCAACCGACACGGCATTGAACCCGATATCCCGGTGGAACTAACGGAGGAGCAGCGCGAACGGCTAGCCTCAGAGCGGGATCTCATTGGCACGGCGGAGGATCCGCAGTTTTCAGAGGCGCTGAACGTGCTGACGCAGGAAATTCAAGAAGCCCGTCGAAATAACAATGTGACAACGGCACCCGCCAATTAG
- the ispG gene encoding (E)-4-hydroxy-3-methylbut-2-enyl-diphosphate synthase, with translation MQTLPNPVSQASTHPAFDPFDTTIHRRKTRPVPVGSVTIGGGHPVVVQSMINEDTLDIQGSAAAIRRLHEIGCEIVRVTVPSMAHAKALADIRKILEDTYQPVPLVADVHHNGMKIALEVAKHVDKVRINPGLYVFEKPQADRTGYTQEEFDDIGHKIRDTLKPLVESLRDQGKSMRIGVNHGSLAERMLFTYGDTPEGMVESALEFLHICESLDFRNLVISMKASRVPVMLAAYRLMAKRMDDLDMDYPLHLGVTEAGDGEYGRIKSTAGIATLLAEGIGDTIRVSLTEAPEKEIPVCYSILQALGLRKTMVEYVACPSCGRTLFNLEEVLHKVREATKHLTGLDIAVMGCIVNGPGEMADADYGYVGKTPGYISLYRGRDEIKKVPEDQGVEELINLIKADGRWVDP, from the coding sequence ATGCAAACCCTTCCCAATCCTGTCTCCCAGGCTTCGACCCATCCTGCCTTTGACCCCTTCGATACCACCATCCACCGTCGCAAGACCCGTCCGGTGCCCGTGGGCAGCGTCACCATTGGCGGGGGCCATCCCGTGGTGGTGCAGTCCATGATTAACGAAGACACCTTGGATATTCAGGGTTCCGCCGCCGCCATCCGCCGCCTGCACGAGATTGGCTGCGAAATTGTGCGCGTCACGGTGCCCAGCATGGCCCACGCTAAAGCCCTGGCCGACATTCGCAAAATTCTCGAAGACACCTACCAGCCCGTGCCCCTGGTGGCCGACGTTCACCACAACGGCATGAAAATCGCCCTGGAAGTGGCCAAGCACGTCGATAAAGTCCGCATCAATCCCGGCCTCTACGTCTTTGAAAAACCCCAGGCCGACCGCACCGGATATACCCAAGAAGAATTCGACGACATCGGCCACAAAATCCGCGACACCCTCAAGCCCCTGGTGGAATCCCTCCGCGACCAGGGCAAATCCATGCGCATCGGCGTCAACCACGGCTCCCTCGCCGAGCGGATGCTGTTCACCTACGGCGACACCCCCGAAGGCATGGTGGAATCGGCCCTAGAATTTCTCCACATCTGCGAATCCCTAGATTTCCGCAACCTGGTGATCTCCATGAAAGCCTCGCGGGTGCCCGTCATGCTGGCTGCCTATCGCCTGATGGCCAAGCGCATGGATGACCTCGACATGGACTACCCCCTGCACCTGGGCGTCACCGAAGCCGGGGACGGTGAGTATGGCCGGATCAAATCCACCGCTGGCATTGCCACCCTGCTAGCCGAGGGTATTGGCGACACCATCCGCGTCTCCCTCACCGAAGCGCCAGAGAAAGAAATCCCCGTCTGCTACAGCATTTTGCAGGCGTTGGGTCTCCGCAAAACCATGGTGGAATACGTCGCCTGTCCCTCCTGCGGGCGCACCCTGTTTAATTTGGAAGAAGTACTCCATAAAGTCCGTGAGGCCACCAAACACCTGACTGGTCTGGATATTGCGGTGATGGGCTGCATCGTCAACGGCCCCGGTGAAATGGCCGACGCCGACTATGGCTACGTGGGCAAAACTCCGGGCTACATCTCCCTCTACCGAGGCCGCGACGAAATCAAAAAAGTGCCCGAAGACCAAGGGGTGGAAGAACTGATCAACCTGATTAAGGCTGACGGTCGCTGGGTTGATCCGTAG